The following coding sequences lie in one Drosophila sulfurigaster albostrigata strain 15112-1811.04 chromosome 2R, ASM2355843v2, whole genome shotgun sequence genomic window:
- the LOC133838201 gene encoding LOW QUALITY PROTEIN: dehydrogenase/reductase SDR family protein 7-like (The sequence of the model RefSeq protein was modified relative to this genomic sequence to represent the inferred CDS: deleted 1 base in 1 codon), producing MKLQEMEKCSGSSDWNVIYWVIGSILMPIALPLAVINLWQRFRAQKYRNQLPGKVVLITGASSGLGESLAHVFYRAGCKVILAARRVEELERVKKDLMALDVDPAYPPTVLPLDLSELNSLPDFAARALAVYNQVDILINNGGISVRADVAATAVDVDLKVMIVNYFGTVALTKALLPSMIKRQTGHICFISSVQGKFALPQRAAYSASKHAMQAFADSLRAEVASKKINVSCISPGYVRTQLSMNALTGSGSSYGKMDETTAKGMAPDKLAERILQCIMRKEPDIIVSDLQSKVAYYLRHLLPSVYFWIMTKRALKLEKASKKSN from the exons agaaatggaaaaatgtTCGGGTTCCAGCGATTGGAATGTGATTTACTGGGTAATCGGCAGTATTCTAATGCCCATAGCCCTACCATTAGCCGTCATTAATTTATGGCAACGATTCCGCGCTCAAAAGTACCGAAATCAGCTGCCCGGCAAG gTTGTGCTTATTACTGGTGCCAGCTCAGGACTTGGCGAGTCGCTGGCGCACGTC TTTTATCGTGCAGGCTGCAAGGTTATCCTAGCTGCCCGTCGCGTCGAAGAATTAGAGCGCGTTAAGAAAGATCTGATGGCACTTGATGTG GATCCCGCCTATCCTCCCACTGTGCTGCCATTGGATCTATCTGAGCTCAATTCCCTACCCGATTTTGCAGCACGAGCCTTGGCTGTTTACAACCAAGTCGATATACTCATCAACAATGGTGGCATAAGCGTGCGTGCCGATGTAGCCGCGACTGCTGTCGATGTGGATCTTAAAGTGATGATTGTCAACTATTTTGGAACTGTGGCATTGACAAAAG CATTGTTGCCGTCAATGATTAAACGTCAGACTGGCCACATTTGCTTCATTAGCTCCGTACAAGGTAAATTCGCACTACCCCAGAGGGCAGCTTACTCCGCATCAAAGCATGCAATGCAGGCATTTGCTGATTCTCTGCGCGCTGAGGTAGCCAGCAAAAAGATCAATGTGTCATGCATCAGTCCAGGCTACGTGCGCACGCAACTCTCGATGAATGCATTGACTGGTTCAGGCAGCAGCTATGGAA AAATGGATGAAACTACGGCCAAAGGAATGGCGCCAGACAAGTTAGCCGAGCGCATTCTACAATGCATTATGCGTAAGGAGCCTGATATCATTGTTAGCGATCTACAGTCCAAGGTTGCATATTATTTGAGACATTTGTTGCCGTCTGTCTATTTCTGGATTATGACTAAGCGGGCGTTGAAGTTGGAGAAAGCGTCAAAGaagtcaaattaa